Sequence from the Elusimicrobiota bacterium genome:
GTCACTCGTCCGAGGTCGCGCAGGCCGGGCTCGCGAAAGCCCGTGTTCTCGACGAAGAAGACGCGGTGCCCGGCCTTCGCCCACTGCTCCGCGAAGGCGTGGTGGCGCTGCCGCGTCGCGTCCCACTCCACGCTGGAGAGGATGACGACGTCGAAGGGACGCTCGCTCATCGGGACGCGGGGTCGCCCTGGCGCAGGGCGAACCAGTCCCAGGCCCCGGAGGCCTTGCCTTCGAAGTCGCGTTCGTCGTCGAAGCCCGTGACCTCCACGCGCTTCAGCAGCAGCGGCTCGCGCTCCGGCTCGTTGAGGCCGTACAGCGAGCAGGCCGCGCGCGTGAAGCCCGCGGCGCGCGCGGCCGCGGCGGCGCGGCGCGAGGCGGCGCCGTGCGGCCAGGTCATGACCGAGACGGGCCGGCCGAGGGCGTCCTCGAGGCGGCGGCGCGAGCCGGACAGTTCGCCCGCGAGGTCGGCGTCTCCGAGCCCGTCGAGGCGCGCGTGCGTGAGGCCGTGGGCGCCGATCTCGCAGCCGGAAGCGAGCGCGAGCTCCTTGAGCTCGGGCCAGGACAGATGCGGCCGGCCGGCGTCGAGCAGGCCGGGCGTGACGCAGACGGAGAAGGGAAGCGACAGGCGCGCGAGGACGGGCGCCGCGGCCGTCAGCGCGTCCCGGAAGCCGTCGTCGAAGGTCACGGCGAGCTCGGCGCTCCCGTCGAGCCTCGCGCCGCCGAGCGAGACGGGCTTGCCGAACCGTCCGGAGGCGACCGCCTCCATCTGCCGCGCGAACGACTCCGGGGAGACGCTCAGTCCGTAAGGATCACCGGGGATGACCGTACCGACGGCGTGATAGCCGAGGACGCGCAGCCCGGCGCGGCCGGAGGGGCGTCCCGCGGCGCGGGCGACCGTCCGCCACAGCGAGTGCGTCCAGCTCACGCGCTCTTCCCGAGCTTCAAGGCGATCAGCGCGCCCGCGGGGCGGCGCAGGACGGGCGGCGACGCGAAGTCCCACTCGCCGAGCGTCGTGACGAGGCGCGCGCCGAGGCCTTTCTTGAAGTCGGCGACGCCGGGCGCGGCCGCGGGGTCGGCGCCGCCGAGGTCGTAGGTCTTCGCGCCGAGGCGGCGCGACTCGAGCACCAACGACCAGAGGCAGGCGTAGGAGGCGTACACCTTGCGCGCCTCCTCCGTCGCGGCGGCGAGAAGGTCGACCGCCGAGGTCCCGAACACCGCGCACGCGCGCAGCGCGACGGTCCGCCCGTCGACGACGGCGCGGCGCAGGAGGAAGGAGCCGCCGAGCGCGCGCGCCATCGAGCCCAGCTCGCCGGCGCGGTGCTGGGGCGGCAGGCCCTTCAGGGCCTCCATGGCCTTGTAGACCTTCTCCATCTCGACCGGATCGGGCTCGGACCAGGGCGAAGCCTCGGCGCGCGCCTGGCCCCGCTTGAGGTTGTGGCGCCAGTTGGTCGAGAGGCCGGCGAGCAAAGCGTCGGGCTCGGGCGTCAGGTCGAGCAGGTAGGTCATGTTGCGGTCGAGCGGCGTCGCCGGGCGCTGCCAGCCCGCGGCGCGCAGGGCGCGGTCCGAGGCGTCGTCCGCCTCGCGGTAGGAGCAGACGCGGCCGTAGGTGAACGAGCCTCCGGCGGCCGCGGCCAAGGTTTCGCGCAGGGCCGGCGTCCAGAGCGCGGGCTCGCCGACCGGGCCGCCGCGGGCCCACAGGAGGCGCCCTCCGCCGGGAAGGTCCTTGGACAGCGCCTGCGCCGCGGCGCCGTCGGCCAAAGCGCGAGCGGGCCGCCAGCCGGAGTCGGCCTTGTGACGCGCCCAGGCCGAGGACTGGAAGGCGTTGGCTCCGGGCAGCGCCGCCAGGGCGGCGTCCCACTCCGCGTCGGAGCCCGCGAACACGCGCCAGGTCACCATAGGAAATGGACCAAGGCGACGGTGCGGTCGGCCTCCGGCGCGGAGCCGAGCACCGCGGCGGGCAGGTCGGGCCAGGGCAAGGTCGTCAGGCCCTCGGCGGCGAAGACGGCGCGCGCGGCCGGAAAATCATTCGCGCGGAAGGCGTAGCCGTACGGCACGACGCCGTCGGGCAGGGAAGGGAAGACGGGGGCGAGGCCCGCGCGCCGCGCGAGTCCGTCGCACAGGGACCAGAGGGCGCGGCGGCGCGACGCCTCGATGGCGGGGTCGGCGCAGACGAGCGGGCGTCCCAGCTCGAGGCAGGGCGCCGCTGGCTCGGGCAGTATCCGCTCCGAATCCGGGTCGGAGGCGACATGTCCGCTGGCGTCGCCGCGCAAGGTCCTCATCGCGGTCAGGCCCATGTGCGCGCTCAAGGCGCCGGCGAGGGCGAGAAGCGGGCGCGCCGCGGCCTTGAGCGCGGGCCGGCGTCCCGGGAGCGGCTCGAAGGGGACCTGCGCGGGCAGGCGCGCGGCCAGAGCCGGGTCGGAGGCGACGAGCGCCCCGCCGTTGGGCAGGGGCAGGGACTTGCGCAGGCTGAGCAGGCCGAGCGGCGCGCGGGTCCCGAGCAGGCGGCCCGCGGCGTCGCGCGAGAACAGGGCGTGGGCGGCGTCCTCGATCAGGACCGCGCCGCAGCGCCGCGCGTAGGCCTGAAACGGCGCGAGGTCCTGCGGCCAGCCGAAGAAGTCCACGGCCAGGACCGCGCGCGCGTCGGGCCAGCGCGCCTGGTCCTCGTCGGGCGACAGGTCGGGACGCACGCCGTAGAACGCGGGCTCGGCCCCGGCCGCGGCGACGGCGGAGAGCAGGTCGCGGCAGACGAACGAGGGCAGGAGCACTCGCCCGCCCGCCGCTCCGGCGAGCCTCAGCGCCTCGACGAGCGCGTTGCGGCCGTGGCCGTAGAAGCGCACGGCCGCCGGCGCGAACAGGTCCTCGACGCGCCAGGGCGACTTGGCGCGCGGCGGGCAGTACACCGTGGAGGCGAGGTCCATCTCAGGCCCTCAGGCGCTTGAGCGCCCACAGCGCCAAGGTGGCGGGGTTCTTCCAGTCCCAGGGCGATTCGGCGACGGCGCGGCGCGCGTAGCCGCCCGCCGTCGCGAGGTCTCCCTGGGCCATCAGCAGGCGCGCGGCCGAGCGGCACATGACGCCGAGGCGCCGGCGCTTGCGGCCCTCGGCGTCCGGGACGCCCTTGAAGTGGTCGCGCAGGAGGTGCTCGAGGTTCGTGTTGTGATAGACGATCTTGTTGGATGCGCCGCGCTCGACGAGCTGGTACTCGCCCAGGACCTCGTCGAGGAAGCGCATGCGGCAGACCTTGGCCAGGCGCATCCACAGGTCGTAGTCCTCGACGGTGTTGAACTCGGGGTCCTCGCGGAAAAGCCCGGCCTCGAACAGCTTCGCCTTCCTGACCGTGACGGCCGACGGCGACAGCGCGTTCCCGTCGAACAGGAGGCTCTCGTACATGTCCTCGACCCACGGGCCGTTGCGCGTGACATGCAGGAACTTCCCGTCCTTGACCACGTTCTCCTGATGGCAGACGAGGTCCGTCTCCGGATGGAGCTCGAACTGCGCGACGCACCTCGACAGCTTCTCCGGGAACCACAGGTCGTCGTGGTCGAGGAAGGAGATGAGGTCGGCCTCGGCGGCGCGGATCCCCGTGTTGCGCGCGCCCGCGATCTTCTTGTTCTCCTGCCGGATGCAGCGTCCCCGCAGCTTGAGCTTCTCGAGGCAGCGCTCGACGGTCTCCTGGGTCGCGTCGGTCGAGCCGTCGTCGACGACGATGACCTCGGCGTCGGGGAACGTCTGGGCCGCGACGGTGGAGAGCGTCTTCTCGATGAAGGAAGCGGCGTTCCAGGCCGGGATGACGACGCTGACCCTCGGCGCGGCCATTAAGGCCTCGCGGCCATCGCGGCGAGGCCTTCGCGCAAGGTCATCGGGGCCACGCCGAGCTCGCGCGCCATGCGCTCGACGACGAAGGTCGTGTCGGGCGGGCGGCGGGCGATGCCCGGGAAGGCGCCGCTGGTCACCGGCTCGAGCAAGGAGGCGTCGAGGCCGAAGGCCTCGGCGACCGCGACGCCGAACTGGAAGCGGTCGACGCGGTCGGCGCCGGCGAGGTGGAAGATGCCCTCGGGGCGCTTCTCGAGCACGGCCCACAGCGCGCGCCCGCACTGGATGTTGAAGAGCGGGTTCTCGTGCACGTCGGTCACGAGGGACACCGGCTCCTTCTTCGCGAGCTTCTCCCGGATCCAGGTCGCGGGATTGGCGCGCGTCTCGGCGTGGTTCCAGCCGTACATCAATATGGGCCGCACGATGGTCCAGTGCTTCAGCGTCTCCTGGACGAGGCGCTCGCACTCGACCTTCAGGCGCCCGTACTTGTTGACCGGGTTCACCGGGTCGGTCTCGCGGTAGGGGGCCTTCGTGCCGTCGAAGACGGCGTTCGTCGAGACGTAGACGAGGTGGATGTCGGCGCGGCGGCAGGCGGCGGTGACGTTCAGGGTCGAGACGATGTTGGACTCGAGGCTCTCGGCGTAGTTCTTCTCGACGAAATCGACGCTGGCGATGCCGGCCGCGTGGACGACCGCGTCGAAGCGGCGCTCGGCGAACAGGGCGTCCACCGCGCGCTTGTCGCGCAGGTCGAGGACGAGCTGCTCCGCCCGGGAGCCCGCGATGCGGTAGTCGCGCTGGTGGACGCTGACCAGCCGCACGGAGCCGGGGGCGGTCTCCTCCATGCCCTTGCCGAGGAGGCCGGTGCCGCCGGTGACGAGGATGGTGCGCTGCGCGCTGTCTTGTGCGGGCATTTTCCGCTGGAATTATACGATTTTTCCGTCCGCGCCCGGGACGCCCGGCGTTGTCGCGGGCCCCCGGAAGCGGTAAGATACGGCCATGTTGGAGCGGATCCTCGGCAAGCTCTCGGCCGCGCGCCTCAAGGCCCACACGGCCTTCGTGCGCGCGCGCGTCGCGTCGCTGGGCAAGGGCAGCGTCGTCCACGCGCCGGCGACGCTCTACAACCCGAAGGTCATCCGCATCGGCGCCGGCACGGTCGTGCGCGAGCACGCCTGGCTCAACGGCGGCCGGGCGGAAGGCGGCGCGCCGGTCCTGGCCATCGGGGACGGCTGCTACATCGGGCGCTTCGCCCACATCAACGCGGCGCACGGCGTGACGATCGAGGACCGCGTGCTCATCGCCGACCGCGTCTACATCAGCGACATCGACCACGAGTACCGCCGGGCGCCGCTCCCGGTCATCGACCAGGGCGTCGTCTCCAAGGGCCCGGTCCGGCTCAAGACGGGCTGCTGGATCGGGGCGGGCGCGGTGATCCTGCCGGGCGTGACGGTCGGCCGCGGCGCGGTCGTCGCCGCCAACGCCGTCGTCACCAAGGACGTCCCCGACTTCGTCGTCGCCGGAGGCGTGCCCGCCCGCGTCCTCAAGGAGATCCCTCATGGGGCTTAAGCGCGCGCTGTTCGACGCGGCCGCCGGGGCGGCGTCGTCCCTTCTCGGTCTCAAGCGCGCCCATCGCCTGTCCTGCGCGCTGGCCGAGCTCGTCGACCCGGTCCACGAGGTCCGCGTCGGCCAGTCCGTGCTCCGCCTGCATTGCCCCAACGAGCTGACCTTGAGCCGCGCGCGCACCTTTTTCGAGAAGGAGCCGGAGACCCTGGAATGGATCGACGGGTTCGCGCCCGGCGAGACCCTCTTCGACGTCGGCGCCAACGTCGGGCTGTACTCCCTCTACGCGGCGGCGCGCGGCGCGCGCGTGTACGCCTTCGAGCCGGAATCCCAGAACTACGCCCTGCTCAACCGGAACGTCTACCTGAGCGGGCAGACCGACCGCGTGACCGCGCTCAACATCGCCCTCTCCGACAGGGACTCCCTCGGGCGCATCAGCCTGCCGCGCTTCATGCCCGGCGCCGCGCTCAACAACTTCGGCGAGAGCCTCGATTGGAAGCGGGAGCGCTACAGCCCCGCCTTCACCCAAGGCGTCGTCGCCTTCTCGCTCGACTCGTTCCTCGCGCGCTTCCCGGAGGCGTTCCCCGCCCACCTCAAGATCGACGTCGACGGCGCCGAGATCAAGATCGTCGAAGGCGCGGAGAAGACCCTGCGCGACCCGCGCCTGAAGACCTTGCTCGTCGAGATCAACGAGGACCTGCCCGAGGACCTCGCCATCGTCGAGCGGGCCCGCGCGGCGGGCTTCAGCGTGCGCCACAAGAAGCACTCCGAGATGATCGCCCGCTCCGAGTTCCGCCGCCTCTACAACTACGTCTTCGAACGCGGCAGCTGAAGCAGGCGCCGCGTGCCTTCCGCGGTGACCGGGGTGAAGCAGCGCTCGCGCAGCTCGCGCCCGTGCTCGAGCAGGACCGCCCGGTCGGCCTTCTTCAGCTCCGCCAGCGCGGACGCGAACTCCGCGGCGCCGTAGGCGAGCCGCCAGGAGCCGGGAGCGGCCAAGGCGGGGACTGGGTTGTCGGTGAAGCCCCGGCCTCCGGCGACGACGACGACGGGCGCGCCGAGCGCGAGCGCCTCGACGAGGGCGCTCGTCGTGTTGCCCGCGACCGCGGGGCGGCCGGCGGCGAGCTCCGCCCAGTCCCCGTCGACGAACGAGAAGCCCTCCGGCCACGGCCCCGTCCAGAGCGCGCGCAGCGCGCCCTCGGGCAAAGCCGGATGGGCCTTGAGGTCGAAGCGCCCGCCCGCGCCCGCGGCCGCCTCGAGCGCGTCGAGCGCGCCGTCGGCGGAGATGGGCAGCGCGAGGAGCACGCGGTCCTTCGGAGCGCTCGCCGCCTCCCCGCGCCGCGCGGCGGGGAAGCGGTAGGCCGGGGCGTCGCCGGTGTCCAGGCCCGGGCAGAACTCGGCGAGGCCCGCGGCGAGGCCGGGTCCGGGCGCGACGAGCCGGTCGGGGACCAGCCCCGCCTCGCGCTCGCGCGCCGTCGGGCGCGCGTAGACGTGGCGGTCGGGGGAGATGATGTAGCCGCAGTAGCCGACCGACGCGGCGCCGGGGTGCGACTCGCGCAGGCCGAGGACGAGGCCGCGGTCGACGAGTTGGTTCTCCGACCAGTCGACGAGCAGGCGCACCTCGACGCCCGCCTCGGCGAGCCGGCGCATGAAGCGGCAGTTGAGCCAGCCGCACAGCGACATCGAGTTCCAGGCGGTCTCCCAGGCGTCGGCGCGGACGAGAGGGGCGGCGTCGAAGCCGCGGAACGGTCTCGGGCCCGGGGGGGCTCCTCGCGCC
This genomic interval carries:
- a CDS encoding polysaccharide deacetylase family protein; this encodes MSWTHSLWRTVARAAGRPSGRAGLRVLGYHAVGTVIPGDPYGLSVSPESFARQMEAVASGRFGKPVSLGGARLDGSAELAVTFDDGFRDALTAAAPVLARLSLPFSVCVTPGLLDAGRPHLSWPELKELALASGCEIGAHGLTHARLDGLGDADLAGELSGSRRRLEDALGRPVSVMTWPHGAASRRAAAAARAAGFTRAACSLYGLNEPEREPLLLKRVEVTGFDDERDFEGKASGAWDWFALRQGDPASR
- a CDS encoding peptidoglycan bridge formation glycyltransferase FemA/FemB family protein, yielding MVTWRVFAGSDAEWDAALAALPGANAFQSSAWARHKADSGWRPARALADGAAAQALSKDLPGGGRLLWARGGPVGEPALWTPALRETLAAAAGGSFTYGRVCSYREADDASDRALRAAGWQRPATPLDRNMTYLLDLTPEPDALLAGLSTNWRHNLKRGQARAEASPWSEPDPVEMEKVYKAMEALKGLPPQHRAGELGSMARALGGSFLLRRAVVDGRTVALRACAVFGTSAVDLLAAATEEARKVYASYACLWSLVLESRRLGAKTYDLGGADPAAAPGVADFKKGLGARLVTTLGEWDFASPPVLRRPAGALIALKLGKSA
- a CDS encoding DegT/DnrJ/EryC1/StrS aminotransferase family protein, whose translation is MDLASTVYCPPRAKSPWRVEDLFAPAAVRFYGHGRNALVEALRLAGAAGGRVLLPSFVCRDLLSAVAAAGAEPAFYGVRPDLSPDEDQARWPDARAVLAVDFFGWPQDLAPFQAYARRCGAVLIEDAAHALFSRDAAGRLLGTRAPLGLLSLRKSLPLPNGGALVASDPALAARLPAQVPFEPLPGRRPALKAAARPLLALAGALSAHMGLTAMRTLRGDASGHVASDPDSERILPEPAAPCLELGRPLVCADPAIEASRRRALWSLCDGLARRAGLAPVFPSLPDGVVPYGYAFRANDFPAARAVFAAEGLTTLPWPDLPAAVLGSAPEADRTVALVHFLW
- a CDS encoding glycosyltransferase family 2 protein; translation: MAAPRVSVVIPAWNAASFIEKTLSTVAAQTFPDAEVIVVDDGSTDATQETVERCLEKLKLRGRCIRQENKKIAGARNTGIRAAEADLISFLDHDDLWFPEKLSRCVAQFELHPETDLVCHQENVVKDGKFLHVTRNGPWVEDMYESLLFDGNALSPSAVTVRKAKLFEAGLFREDPEFNTVEDYDLWMRLAKVCRMRFLDEVLGEYQLVERGASNKIVYHNTNLEHLLRDHFKGVPDAEGRKRRRLGVMCRSAARLLMAQGDLATAGGYARRAVAESPWDWKNPATLALWALKRLRA
- a CDS encoding SDR family oxidoreductase, yielding MPAQDSAQRTILVTGGTGLLGKGMEETAPGSVRLVSVHQRDYRIAGSRAEQLVLDLRDKRAVDALFAERRFDAVVHAAGIASVDFVEKNYAESLESNIVSTLNVTAACRRADIHLVYVSTNAVFDGTKAPYRETDPVNPVNKYGRLKVECERLVQETLKHWTIVRPILMYGWNHAETRANPATWIREKLAKKEPVSLVTDVHENPLFNIQCGRALWAVLEKRPEGIFHLAGADRVDRFQFGVAVAEAFGLDASLLEPVTSGAFPGIARRPPDTTFVVERMARELGVAPMTLREGLAAMAARP
- a CDS encoding acyltransferase, coding for MGDGCYIGRFAHINAAHGVTIEDRVLIADRVYISDIDHEYRRAPLPVIDQGVVSKGPVRLKTGCWIGAGAVILPGVTVGRGAVVAANAVVTKDVPDFVVAGGVPARVLKEIPHGA
- a CDS encoding FkbM family methyltransferase, which gives rise to MGLKRALFDAAAGAASSLLGLKRAHRLSCALAELVDPVHEVRVGQSVLRLHCPNELTLSRARTFFEKEPETLEWIDGFAPGETLFDVGANVGLYSLYAAARGARVYAFEPESQNYALLNRNVYLSGQTDRVTALNIALSDRDSLGRISLPRFMPGAALNNFGESLDWKRERYSPAFTQGVVAFSLDSFLARFPEAFPAHLKIDVDGAEIKIVEGAEKTLRDPRLKTLLVEINEDLPEDLAIVERARAAGFSVRHKKHSEMIARSEFRRLYNYVFERGS